The Nocardioides sp. S5 genome includes a window with the following:
- a CDS encoding PASTA domain-containing protein, with protein MEPSEHARAAASGGSGDPLVGRLLDGRYRIGPRVARGGMASVYEATDTRLDRTVAVKVMHPGLGDDREFAERFVREARAAARLNHPHVVGVYDQGDDTSDGQDTVFLVMEYVPGHTLRDVIRKEAPMPPARALALLEPVVSALAAAHRAGLIHRDVKPENVLIADEAHGGRVKVADFGLAKAVSADTQHTATGGVLIGTVSYLAPELVVDGRADARADVYAAGVVLYELLTGSKPHEGESPIQVAYRHVHHDVPMPSVVQPGIPDYVDALVARATSRDREHRAADAGVLLHQLHRVEQALRDGLASDPDLTSDLLPRRTPEADDAGPVGNDTTPEPFDAGALALLTEVDPRDSGLVDDGSPDRTTALERHLVPTSAAPAPTAPEPAPVTEPMTAAARPTAAASAPRPAPGRAPSRVAPVGTTARRRSAKGPILLLLALLLVAGIGVGAYWFGWARYTTTPAVLNLDQAAATAELEAAGLEVEEGEPAYSENVAPGLVIGTDPGPGDRVLSGGTVALVLSLGPERYDVPALEGSTEDQAQDALAATNLVFGESRGRWSETVPEGQVIRTSPKAGTTLKPGAVVDLVLSRGRKPIEVRDFTGKSFDDARDALEARRLEVSVAGEEFSDTVPEGFVISQDPTGGTLFRGDTVSFVVSQGPELVEVPRVRAMGVEAATSLLEGLGFAVETDEADGYLGLGFVFSSDPGSGESVPKGSTITLFLI; from the coding sequence CCCTTGGTCGGCCGGCTGCTCGACGGTCGCTACCGCATCGGCCCGCGCGTGGCCCGCGGTGGCATGGCCAGTGTCTACGAGGCCACCGACACCCGCCTCGACCGCACGGTCGCGGTCAAGGTGATGCACCCCGGCCTCGGTGACGACCGCGAGTTCGCCGAGCGCTTCGTCCGCGAGGCCCGCGCCGCGGCCCGGCTCAACCACCCCCACGTGGTGGGGGTCTACGACCAGGGCGACGACACCTCCGACGGGCAGGACACCGTCTTCCTCGTCATGGAGTACGTCCCCGGGCACACCCTGCGCGACGTGATCCGCAAGGAGGCGCCGATGCCGCCGGCCCGGGCGCTGGCGCTGCTCGAGCCGGTCGTGTCCGCCCTCGCCGCCGCCCACCGTGCCGGCCTGATCCACCGCGACGTCAAGCCCGAGAACGTGCTCATCGCCGACGAGGCCCACGGCGGTCGCGTCAAGGTCGCCGACTTCGGCCTGGCCAAGGCCGTCAGCGCCGACACCCAGCACACCGCGACCGGCGGCGTGCTGATCGGCACGGTGTCCTACCTCGCGCCCGAGCTGGTCGTCGACGGGCGGGCCGACGCGCGGGCGGACGTCTACGCCGCCGGCGTCGTCCTCTACGAGCTGCTCACCGGCAGCAAGCCCCACGAGGGCGAGTCGCCGATCCAGGTCGCCTACCGCCACGTCCACCACGACGTGCCGATGCCCTCGGTGGTGCAGCCCGGCATCCCCGACTACGTCGACGCGCTCGTCGCGCGCGCCACCTCGCGCGACCGCGAGCACCGCGCCGCCGACGCAGGCGTGCTGCTGCACCAGCTGCACCGCGTCGAGCAGGCGCTGCGTGACGGCCTGGCCTCGGACCCCGACCTGACCTCCGACCTGCTCCCCCGGCGTACGCCCGAGGCCGACGACGCCGGCCCGGTCGGCAACGACACCACCCCCGAGCCGTTCGACGCCGGCGCCCTCGCGCTCCTGACCGAGGTCGACCCCCGCGACTCCGGGCTGGTCGACGACGGCAGCCCCGACCGCACGACCGCGCTCGAGCGCCACCTCGTGCCGACCTCTGCTGCTCCTGCTCCCACCGCGCCGGAGCCCGCCCCGGTGACCGAGCCGATGACCGCAGCCGCGCGCCCGACGGCTGCGGCCTCCGCCCCGCGCCCCGCACCGGGGCGCGCCCCGTCCAGGGTCGCGCCGGTCGGGACGACCGCGCGGCGCCGTTCGGCGAAGGGCCCGATCCTCCTGCTGCTCGCGCTCCTGCTGGTGGCCGGCATCGGCGTCGGTGCCTACTGGTTCGGCTGGGCGCGCTACACCACCACCCCCGCTGTGCTGAACCTCGACCAGGCCGCCGCGACCGCCGAGCTCGAGGCCGCCGGCCTGGAGGTCGAGGAGGGCGAGCCGGCCTACTCCGAGAACGTCGCCCCCGGCCTCGTCATCGGCACCGACCCCGGCCCTGGCGACCGGGTCCTCAGCGGAGGGACCGTCGCGCTCGTCCTGTCCCTGGGACCGGAGCGCTACGACGTACCTGCCCTCGAGGGGAGCACCGAGGACCAGGCGCAGGACGCGCTGGCCGCGACCAACCTCGTCTTCGGCGAGAGCCGCGGCAGGTGGAGCGAGACGGTGCCCGAGGGGCAGGTGATCCGCACCTCGCCCAAGGCCGGCACCACGCTCAAGCCGGGCGCGGTCGTCGACCTGGTGCTCAGCCGCGGCCGCAAGCCGATCGAGGTCAGGGACTTCACCGGGAAGTCGTTCGACGACGCCCGCGACGCGCTCGAGGCGCGGCGCCTCGAGGTGAGCGTGGCCGGCGAGGAGTTCAGCGACACGGTTCCCGAGGGGTTCGTGATCTCCCAGGACCCGACCGGCGGCACCCTCTTCCGCGGCGACACGGTCTCCTTCGTCGTCTCCCAGGGCCCCGAGCTCGTCGAGGTCCCGCGCGTGCGGGCGATGGGCGTCGAGGCAGCGACGTCGCTGCTCGAAGGGCTCGGCTTCGCGGTCGAGACCGACGAGGCCGACGGATACCTCGGACTCGGCTTCGTCTTCAGCTCCGACCCGGGGTCCGGGGAGTCGGTGCCGAAGGGCTCGACGATCACGTTGTTCCTCATCTGA